The nucleotide window ACCGTCGCACCGGTTACCTTGACTCCCCGTTTCAAAGCGTTCACATGAACCGTAAGCCCGTAGTTTCCGGTTCCGCAAAAGGACGGAATCAGGGAAGGATGGATATTGATGATCTTATTTCTGTATCTCTCTATCAGCACAGGCGGTATCACGACAAGATAGCCGGCCAGCACAATCAGATCCACACGGAAGCTGTCCATGGTATCTACGAGAGCAGTGTTAAAAGCCTCTCTGCTTTCAAAAGACTTCGGAGAAACACACACTGCCGGTATCCCGTGCTTTTCGGCCCTCTTAAGGGCATAAGCACCGGGATTATTGCTGACCACTACGGCAATCTCTGCATTGATGACTTCCCCGCTTTCAATCTTGTCGATGACCGCCTGCAGGTTCGTCCCCCCGCCGGATACACATACGCCTATCCTCAGCATAAAGTAACTCCTTTTTCACCAGCCTCTACCCGACCGATGACATAAGGCGCCTCGCCGGCTGCTTTTACCGCTTCCATGGTCTTTTCCACATCATCCTTGTCCACAGCCACGATCATGCCGATTCCCATATTAAATGTATTGTACATCATCTGTTCTTCGATGTCACCGTCCCTTGCAAGCATCTCAAAAATGGAAGGCACCGGATAGCTGTCTTTCTCGATCACCGCATGGGTGCCGTCCACCAGCATCCTGGGCACATTCTCATAAAACCCTCCGCCGGTGATATGGCTGCAGGCCTTGATGACCGCACCGGATTCACGGATGGATTTCAGCGCTTTCACATAAATCTTTGTGGGAACCAAAAGAGCCTCTCCCAAAGTCGACCCCAAAGATTCGCAGTACGTGTTCAGACTCTCCCGGGACATGGAAAATACCTTGCGCACCAGAGAATATCCATTGCTGTGTATGCCGGAGGAAGCCATGCCAATAAGCACGTCGCCTGGCTTCAGGTCTTTTCCTGATATCAGATCCTTCTGGTCTACGATTCCCACAGAGAATCCGGCCAGGTCGTATTCATCCACCGGATAAAAGCCGGGCATCTCTGCGGTCTCTCCGCCGATCAGCGCCGCTCCTGCCTGTCTGCATCCTTCCGCCACGCCGCCCACGATGGTAGCGATCTTTTCCGGTTCATTTTTACCACAGGCAATATAATCCAGGAAAAACAGCGGTTCGCCTCCCGCGCACGCAATGTCATTCACACACATAGCAACGCAATCGATCCCTATCGTATCATGTTTATCCATGGCAAAGGCAAGCTTAAGCTTCGTTCCTACTCCGTCGGTACCGGATACCAGGGTCGGATGCTCCATGCTTTTGTAAGCGTCCATGGAAAAAGCGCCGGAAAACCCGCCGATGCCGCCTAAGACCTCGGGGCGCATCGTCCTCTGGACATGTTTCTTCATCAGCTCCACAGCCTTATAACCGGCCTCAATATCCACACCTGCTTTTTTGTAATCCATACTTATCCTCCCGTACCCTATTTCTGTTTTAAATATTCTTTATGGCCGATCTCATGCAGCTTATCTGCTTTGGCAACCACTTGATCTTTAAGCTCCTCGGAATACTCCTTCAGGCGGCCGAGCAGCGCCTCATCGGAGGTGGCAAGAATTTTCGCCGCCAGAATGCCCGCGTTGGCCCCGCCGTTTATTGCTACAGTCGCCACGGGAATGCCGGAAGGCATCTGTACGATGGAATAAAGGGAATCCCGTCCGCCAAGGGATGTGGTATGCATCGGAACACCGATGACGGGCATGGGGAAGATTGCCGCGCACATTCCAGGCAGGTGAGCCGCCATCCCAGCGCCTGCAATAATCACCTTAAACCCCTTTGTCTCAGCTGACTTCGCATATTCGAAAAACACATCCGGCTCCCTGTGGGCGGAAATGATCGTCATCTCGTAATCCACGCCAAGCTTGTCCAGAATATCAGCCGCTTTGCTCATAACGGCCAGGTCAGAATCGCTTCCCATGATAATTCCTACTTTTGCCATGTTTTCTCTCCTCTTTTTCTACTGTTTGTTTGTGACAATATATGATAATATTTTACAAAATCTCAACTTATTCATTCTAACATAAACCACACGGAATATACAAGACTGCAAACTCAAATTTAAAAAGGCTCATTGAGCATCTCCGTCCCCTTTAGTACGAACCTTCCGTCCAGGATGACCGGTGTCCTGCTGCCGTCCGCGCGCAGGACGGCGATCTCTCCCAGCTCATCGTAAGGGATCGTAATATCTGTATGGCAGTTGAAATACGCGTTCTGAGGATCTTCTTTTCTCTTCAGGGAACACGCGTTATCCCTTGCCACGATCTCTTTTCCGTCTGGATTATATACCTTCACATCCTCCGAATGGCTGTAGCAGGTGTCTCCAATGGCAAAATGAGGCCCCATCTTTTCTATGATCAAAATCTTCAGCCTGTCTATGATCCCATACTTCTTTGCCATGGCGTATGCGGCTGTATTGGTTCCAATGGCAAACTCCCCCATGGGAAGGGCAGGATGGTTATAAAGAAGATTTTCCTCTACCAGGCTTCTGTTCTCCTCTTCTGTTTCATAATTAGAACAGGAATACTCCGTGGTCATTCCGTCCCGGAAATGGATCTCCAAATTTTTATACTCCACCTCGTTTATATAAATCTGAGATACGTGGAGCACCCCATAAGTCCCAGAAAGCCTGGGTGACGTAAAGACTTCTCCCAAAGGGATGTTCACATCGGCCAGGCAGTTTTCAAAGTTGCTCTCTTTCTCCCGGTCTATAAGGACATGGAGGGCGACTCGAAGGTCGGTCCGGTTTCCGTTCCTTCCCCTTATCTCCACAAACTCTCCCTCATCCAGCGCATCGATCAAAATCCCCTGAATCTCCTTGTACTGCTCATAGTCCAGCGTATTGATCCGGATGGTTTCTTTAAATATCTCTTCAAAATCTCTCCCGATCTCGGGAACCGGCCAGGAAATAATCGTAAAGCTCCGTTCCTCTCCTTTGATATATTGATTTACGATCTCACTGGATTGGGAAGCCAGTTCTACAGAAAGACGTTTCTGTTTTTCATTCAGGGAAAACGCCTCCTGCTTATTCCGGTAGGAAAACGGTGTTTCCCCAAAAGTCTCCATCACTGCCGGGCCGGCGTAGACCGCCGCCAGCTCCTTGTATTCCTCATATGCCACCCGCATCACAGAAAGCTTCCGCTCCTTGTAAGCCTTGTCAAGGAAAAGAGCGCTGTCAAATCTGTGGTCATATTCATATTGTTTATTGGCATAAGCGCCATAATAACCGATTTTCAGATGCTGTCGTTTATTGGCGGCTCCCACCGCCGCACGGAATAGGACAGGAGACAGGCCCATTTTTTCAAACTGCTTCACCGCCTGCCTAACTACCCGTTCAAAACCGATACAATACCGAATCTCCACCGTCTTCTTTTTGGAAAGGTCGATCCCTGCAAGCTCAAACCCCCGGCGGTATCCTTCCGTATAGACTGCCGCCATTTTCTCAATGGTTTCCTCCGGCAGGCTGTTCAGAAATGCAGCTGTCCGCAGCTCGCTGTCTGAAATATATTCTCCGAACTGGTATAGGTACCTCAGATCGGAAAGCTCCCGATCCATGATGATCCTCACGGCGAAGTCCAGGGACGGATCGATCTGCTCCCGGATTCTCCTGACCACCGTCACATCACAATAATCGCTTACAAAATAATAGAGAGC belongs to Qiania dongpingensis and includes:
- the purN gene encoding phosphoribosylglycinamide formyltransferase; this encodes MLRIGVCVSGGGTNLQAVIDKIESGEVINAEIAVVVSNNPGAYALKRAEKHGIPAVCVSPKSFESREAFNTALVDTMDSFRVDLIVLAGYLVVIPPVLIERYRNKIINIHPSLIPSFCGTGNYGLTVHVNALKRGVKVTGATVHFVDEGTDTGPIILQKAVAVEDGDTPEILQRRVMEQAEWEILPRAIDLIANQKIRVADGRVVSSQGPV
- the purE gene encoding 5-(carboxyamino)imidazole ribonucleotide mutase, which translates into the protein MAKVGIIMGSDSDLAVMSKAADILDKLGVDYEMTIISAHREPDVFFEYAKSAETKGFKVIIAGAGMAAHLPGMCAAIFPMPVIGVPMHTTSLGGRDSLYSIVQMPSGIPVATVAINGGANAGILAAKILATSDEALLGRLKEYSEELKDQVVAKADKLHEIGHKEYLKQK
- the purM gene encoding phosphoribosylformylglycinamidine cyclo-ligase, whose amino-acid sequence is MDYKKAGVDIEAGYKAVELMKKHVQRTMRPEVLGGIGGFSGAFSMDAYKSMEHPTLVSGTDGVGTKLKLAFAMDKHDTIGIDCVAMCVNDIACAGGEPLFFLDYIACGKNEPEKIATIVGGVAEGCRQAGAALIGGETAEMPGFYPVDEYDLAGFSVGIVDQKDLISGKDLKPGDVLIGMASSGIHSNGYSLVRKVFSMSRESLNTYCESLGSTLGEALLVPTKIYVKALKSIRESGAVIKACSHITGGGFYENVPRMLVDGTHAVIEKDSYPVPSIFEMLARDGDIEEQMMYNTFNMGIGMIVAVDKDDVEKTMEAVKAAGEAPYVIGRVEAGEKGVTLC
- a CDS encoding aminopeptidase encodes the protein MGRIREIYAECGTTAAYFKRQAGFLLYLDEVYRALKREKREKTVPSMEVLRERNRCLYEDILGEAYESSYANPAYAVKEFGLEAGRMFAFLSSELRGGIAYIYEDRLEEWTPCLELFIEIYNLYESKETNELTEETFLLGVKEALYYFVSDYCDVTVVRRIREQIDPSLDFAVRIIMDRELSDLRYLYQFGEYISDSELRTAAFLNSLPEETIEKMAAVYTEGYRRGFELAGIDLSKKKTVEIRYCIGFERVVRQAVKQFEKMGLSPVLFRAAVGAANKRQHLKIGYYGAYANKQYEYDHRFDSALFLDKAYKERKLSVMRVAYEEYKELAAVYAGPAVMETFGETPFSYRNKQEAFSLNEKQKRLSVELASQSSEIVNQYIKGEERSFTIISWPVPEIGRDFEEIFKETIRINTLDYEQYKEIQGILIDALDEGEFVEIRGRNGNRTDLRVALHVLIDREKESNFENCLADVNIPLGEVFTSPRLSGTYGVLHVSQIYINEVEYKNLEIHFRDGMTTEYSCSNYETEEENRSLVEENLLYNHPALPMGEFAIGTNTAAYAMAKKYGIIDRLKILIIEKMGPHFAIGDTCYSHSEDVKVYNPDGKEIVARDNACSLKRKEDPQNAYFNCHTDITIPYDELGEIAVLRADGSRTPVILDGRFVLKGTEMLNEPF